From one Ignavibacteria bacterium genomic stretch:
- a CDS encoding 30S ribosomal protein S18 — protein MSITNPTRQAQVPNPNTINSPFRQKKNQPRKRNNPLKQSRLIDYLDPKFLGRFTNDQGKILPRRITGVTALQQRRVTRAIKYARHLGLLPFVAQDTR, from the coding sequence ATGAGTATCACAAATCCAACGCGTCAGGCGCAGGTGCCTAATCCGAACACCATTAATTCGCCGTTCCGGCAAAAAAAGAATCAGCCTCGTAAGCGTAACAATCCACTGAAGCAGTCACGGTTGATTGACTATTTGGATCCTAAGTTTCTTGGTCGGTTTACCAACGACCAGGGTAAGATTCTTCCGCGTCGAATTACCGGTGTAACGGCATTGCAACAGCGCAGGGTAACACGGGCTATCAAGTATGCCCGCCATCTGGGCTTGTTGCCGTTCGTGGCACAGGACACGCGTTAA
- the gap gene encoding type I glyceraldehyde-3-phosphate dehydrogenase — protein sequence MMAARIAINGFGRIGRLVFRIIKNRGLNVDIVGINDLTNAATLAHLLKYDSSHGRFNGSVSVQDSVLTVNGDAITISAEKSIDALPWNNLDLVIEATGVFTKTDQLKGHLKHAKKVLLTAPAKDKIESTIVLGVNDNTLTGSEEIISNASCTTNCLAPMVKVLLDNFGIERGYMSTVHAYTNDQRILDLPHSDLRRARAAAVNIIPTSTGAAKALGLVIPEIQGKLDGLAYRVPVADGSLTDFTAILSKDVTADEVNAAFKQAAETSLQGILEYSTDHLVSSDIVGNPHSCIFDSKLTNANGNLVKIVGWYDNEWGYSNRIVDVMSRVIG from the coding sequence ATTATGGCAGCACGTATTGCCATTAACGGTTTTGGTCGCATAGGCCGCTTAGTTTTCCGAATCATCAAAAACCGGGGTCTCAACGTTGATATTGTGGGTATTAACGACCTGACGAATGCCGCTACACTGGCACATTTGCTTAAGTACGATAGTTCGCACGGCCGGTTTAATGGTAGCGTGTCGGTTCAGGATTCAGTACTGACCGTGAATGGTGACGCAATTACAATCTCTGCTGAAAAGAGTATAGATGCACTGCCATGGAACAACCTGGACCTGGTGATCGAAGCAACGGGCGTGTTTACAAAAACAGATCAACTGAAGGGTCACCTGAAACATGCTAAAAAAGTTTTGTTAACGGCTCCGGCAAAAGATAAAATTGAGTCCACGATCGTGCTGGGTGTAAATGACAATACGCTTACCGGTTCGGAGGAGATCATCAGCAATGCGTCGTGCACCACAAACTGCCTTGCACCAATGGTGAAAGTACTGCTGGATAATTTCGGAATCGAGCGTGGCTATATGTCAACCGTTCACGCCTATACCAACGATCAGCGGATACTTGACCTGCCCCATAGCGATCTACGCAGAGCACGTGCCGCTGCAGTGAACATTATTCCTACAAGCACGGGGGCTGCAAAGGCGTTAGGATTGGTTATACCAGAAATTCAGGGAAAACTGGATGGACTGGCGTACCGTGTCCCTGTTGCTGATGGCTCACTGACCGATTTTACCGCCATTCTATCAAAGGACGTTACTGCTGACGAGGTAAACGCCGCCTTCAAACAGGCTGCCGAGACGTCGCTGCAGGGCATCCTTGAATACAGCACCGATCACCTGGTAAGCTCGGATATCGTTGGTAATCCCCATAGCTGCATCTTCGATAGTAAGCTTACCAATGCCAACGGTAATCTGGTGAAAATCGTTGGATGGTATGACAATGAATGGGGCTATTCTAATCGTATTGTCGACGTGATGTCTCGCGTTATCGGATAG
- a CDS encoding YebC/PmpR family DNA-binding transcriptional regulator — MAGHSKWANIKHRKAAVDARRGKLFTKVSKEIIVAARLGGGDPEGNSRLRMAIQNARAVSMPVDNIKRAIQRGTGEIEGVTYEDVTYEGYAAGGVAVMVECTTENRNRTVQEVRATFSKYGGNLGETNSVLWNFNRMGEIVLNSSLPEDTLFEIAVDSGCSDVDILFDEGAVAGAVLHCPVDSLQSVTEALEKAGLEVSEQHLAYVPNTKATVTDPDTIKKIIKLLDVFEDNDDVQQVFHNADLPDDAE; from the coding sequence ATGGCCGGACATAGTAAGTGGGCTAATATCAAGCATCGCAAGGCTGCGGTTGATGCACGTCGCGGCAAATTATTCACAAAGGTTAGCAAGGAGATTATTGTTGCCGCCCGGCTTGGCGGCGGTGATCCTGAAGGTAACTCGCGTCTGCGCATGGCAATCCAAAACGCCCGGGCGGTTTCGATGCCGGTTGACAATATAAAACGCGCAATTCAGCGTGGTACGGGCGAGATTGAAGGTGTCACCTACGAAGATGTTACGTACGAAGGTTATGCAGCCGGAGGCGTAGCCGTCATGGTTGAGTGTACCACCGAAAACCGGAATCGGACCGTACAGGAGGTCAGGGCTACGTTTTCGAAATATGGAGGAAATCTCGGCGAAACAAATAGCGTTCTCTGGAATTTTAACCGCATGGGCGAAATCGTCCTGAATTCTTCCCTGCCCGAAGATACTCTCTTTGAAATTGCCGTTGATTCCGGGTGCTCAGATGTTGATATCCTCTTTGATGAAGGGGCTGTTGCAGGCGCCGTCCTCCATTGTCCGGTAGATTCCCTCCAGTCTGTTACCGAGGCTCTTGAAAAAGCTGGTCTGGAGGTCTCGGAACAACATCTCGCCTATGTCCCCAATACAAAGGCTACCGTTACAGATCCTGACACTATAAAGAAGATTATTAAATTGCTGGATGTATTTGAGGATAATGACGATGTTCAGCAGGTTTTTCATAATGCCGATTTGCCGGATGATGCCGAATGA
- the rpsD gene encoding 30S ribosomal protein S4, producing the protein MKYNGPKTKLSRKVGFAIAPKARKTMDRKPGTPGQHGNARRRPKQSDYAKQLLEKQRLRLQYNIHERQLTNTMARANRVKGNKVDVLVQFLEQRLDAIVFRAGLARSIYAARQYVRHGHINVNGKRVNMPAYAVQPNDVITVKEKSRKLEAFQEAIRSSAPPPYLDVSKADFSAKFLYLPPREEVPVVCEVPLVIEYYSR; encoded by the coding sequence ATGAAGTATAATGGACCCAAAACAAAACTGAGCCGGAAGGTTGGTTTTGCAATTGCGCCAAAGGCGCGGAAAACGATGGACAGGAAGCCGGGAACACCCGGACAACATGGCAATGCCCGTCGGCGCCCCAAACAAAGTGACTATGCAAAGCAGTTGCTCGAAAAGCAGCGTCTGCGCTTGCAATACAACATCCACGAGCGACAGCTTACCAACACCATGGCTCGTGCCAACCGCGTTAAGGGAAACAAGGTTGACGTGTTGGTGCAGTTTCTGGAACAGCGTTTGGACGCGATTGTTTTCCGTGCAGGACTGGCACGCAGTATTTATGCAGCACGCCAGTACGTACGGCATGGCCATATCAATGTGAACGGCAAACGGGTTAACATGCCTGCTTACGCCGTCCAACCCAACGATGTGATTACTGTTAAGGAAAAGAGCCGGAAATTGGAAGCCTTCCAGGAAGCCATTCGCTCCTCAGCTCCCCCACCCTACCTTGACGTCAGCAAGGCTGATTTCTCAGCCAAGTTCCTCTACCTGCCTCCACGCGAGGAAGTACCGGTTGTCTGTGAAGTTCCGCTGGTCATTGAGTATTACAGCAGGTAA
- a CDS encoding 50S ribosomal protein L25 has translation MSDIVLTAESRIPGKKTAKQLRTNDRVPGVYYGNNAEPVHFSVPTLSLRPVVYTSKAKVISLEVDGKKGVPCILKDVSFDPITDSIVHFDLLAVAAGHKIQVEIPLHLTGQAVGVRNGGVLEQVLYKARVMADPTKMPERIDVDITSLDVNQSIHISHLSIAGIEFLEKGESVVVTCVPHRAAGGESATDAAATADAAAPQA, from the coding sequence ATGAGTGACATTGTTTTAACAGCAGAATCCAGAATTCCCGGTAAGAAGACTGCCAAGCAGCTTCGCACGAACGACCGTGTTCCGGGTGTGTACTATGGAAATAACGCAGAACCCGTTCACTTCTCAGTGCCAACGCTTAGTCTGCGTCCGGTGGTGTACACATCAAAAGCAAAGGTTATCAGCCTTGAGGTTGACGGCAAGAAAGGCGTCCCGTGCATCCTCAAGGATGTTTCGTTCGATCCGATCACGGACTCAATTGTCCATTTTGATCTGCTGGCAGTAGCTGCCGGCCATAAAATTCAGGTTGAAATACCGCTGCACCTTACGGGACAGGCTGTTGGCGTTCGCAACGGCGGCGTACTAGAGCAGGTTCTGTATAAAGCCCGTGTGATGGCTGACCCCACAAAGATGCCCGAGCGGATTGATGTTGACATCACCAGTCTTGATGTGAACCAGTCAATTCATATCTCGCACCTTTCTATTGCCGGCATCGAGTTTCTGGAAAAAGGCGAAAGCGTGGTTGTAACGTGCGTACCGCACCGTGCTGCCGGTGGAGAATCAGCCACCGATGCAGCCGCAACTGCCGACGCTGCAGCGCCGCAGGCCTAA
- the rpmE gene encoding 50S ribosomal protein L31, translating to MKKGIHPAYKTIEVVMTDGSTFKTRSCYKSDRMVLEIDSKSHPFFTGKQMLIDTAGRVDRFNKRLAKSKAARDSKEAGK from the coding sequence GTGAAGAAGGGTATTCATCCGGCATATAAGACCATCGAAGTTGTGATGACCGATGGTTCAACATTTAAGACGCGGTCCTGTTACAAAAGTGACCGTATGGTTTTAGAAATCGACTCCAAGAGTCACCCGTTCTTTACGGGCAAGCAGATGCTTATTGACACAGCCGGTCGTGTAGACCGCTTTAACAAGCGTCTGGCCAAGAGCAAGGCTGCTCGTGATTCCAAGGAGGCAGGGAAGTAA
- a CDS encoding rhomboid family intramembrane serine protease — MRYNQYSGGGGGGFSVFPPVIKFLLFANVGIFLITGLLDLRVGSMMLGDAAIEYFALWPFNGGFQPWQLISYQFLHGGFSHILFNMFALWMFGMELENVWGSRRFGVYYLLSGIAAGIVHLLVSLATGSAPVPTLGASGSIMGVLLAFGMLFPDRPVMMFPIFFPIPARIFVLGYAALDLILGVTNAADGVAHFAHLGGALGGFLLIKFGEPLFRWIDTLGSSTAGTRQQSSFTDVRYRDVEPQHHAQRNVTVHYVSPDANREAHEPPPAKRETATRFVVDGENISQERIDGILDKISHGGYHSLTEREKFILFEVSRQL, encoded by the coding sequence ATGAGGTATAATCAGTACAGTGGCGGCGGAGGTGGTGGCTTCAGTGTCTTCCCGCCAGTTATTAAATTTTTATTGTTTGCTAATGTTGGCATCTTCTTGATCACCGGGCTGCTCGACCTCCGGGTTGGTAGTATGATGCTGGGCGATGCTGCAATAGAATACTTCGCCCTATGGCCTTTTAACGGTGGGTTTCAACCGTGGCAGCTTATTAGCTACCAGTTTCTGCATGGTGGTTTTTCGCACATCCTGTTTAACATGTTTGCCTTATGGATGTTTGGCATGGAGCTGGAAAACGTATGGGGCTCCCGCCGGTTTGGTGTGTACTACCTGCTTAGCGGTATTGCTGCCGGCATTGTACATCTGCTGGTGTCATTGGCCACCGGCTCTGCTCCGGTTCCAACACTGGGAGCTTCGGGTTCAATTATGGGTGTCCTACTTGCCTTTGGTATGCTCTTCCCAGACCGACCGGTGATGATGTTTCCGATATTCTTCCCTATCCCTGCCCGGATCTTCGTGCTTGGCTACGCAGCATTAGACCTTATCCTTGGCGTTACCAATGCTGCCGACGGAGTTGCTCACTTTGCTCACCTTGGCGGTGCGCTTGGTGGCTTCCTGCTGATAAAATTCGGTGAGCCACTCTTTCGGTGGATCGACACGCTGGGTTCGTCAACTGCAGGTACACGCCAACAATCGTCGTTTACTGATGTCCGCTACCGTGACGTTGAACCTCAACACCATGCACAGCGAAACGTAACGGTGCATTATGTTTCACCCGATGCAAACCGTGAGGCTCACGAACCTCCACCTGCAAAGCGGGAGACTGCAACCAGGTTTGTTGTTGACGGTGAGAACATTTCTCAGGAACGTATCGACGGAATTCTGGATAAAATTTCACACGGTGGATACCATTCACTCACCGAACGCGAAAAGTTTATTCTCTTTGAGGTTAGCCGTCAGTTATGA
- a CDS encoding phosphoglycerate kinase, with protein MMIKSIADIQVHGKRVLTRIDVNVPLDSDGVVADDTRIRACIPTIRSIVDRGGIAVLVSHLGRPKGKPQPAFTLSPVAERLSLLLGQPVPLAPDCVGAETEAMVAAIQPGGVILLENVRFHAEEEANNTEFCAQLARLGDVYCNDAFGTAHRAHASTTGVADLFGEVCAGLLMQRELDYLGTALAHPQRPFVAILGGSKITGKIDVITALLTKCNTILIGGGMMFTFLKAQGLEIGTSLVEDDKLELAASILHQADTGNVQLLLPVDTVVARQFSNEAPFHTCPVTDIEPGWMGLDIGPETAASYSKIIMEARTVLWNGPMGVFEMSNFATGTRSIAEAMAQATRNGTVTIVGGGDSAAAAAQFNVTSNVSHVSTGGGASLEFLEGKSLPGVMALDRTYEV; from the coding sequence ATTATGATCAAGAGTATTGCCGATATCCAGGTTCACGGTAAAAGGGTTCTTACTCGAATTGACGTTAATGTCCCACTTGATTCCGACGGAGTTGTTGCCGACGACACCAGGATCAGGGCCTGCATCCCAACAATTCGCAGTATTGTTGACAGAGGTGGCATTGCCGTGCTGGTAAGCCATCTTGGACGTCCAAAAGGAAAACCACAACCGGCGTTCACTCTTTCTCCGGTTGCCGAGCGGTTGTCATTGCTTCTTGGGCAGCCGGTACCTCTTGCCCCTGATTGCGTGGGCGCCGAAACCGAAGCCATGGTTGCCGCCATACAGCCGGGTGGAGTGATTCTGTTGGAGAACGTGCGGTTTCATGCCGAAGAAGAAGCTAATAATACTGAGTTTTGTGCACAACTGGCACGTTTGGGAGACGTGTACTGCAACGACGCCTTTGGTACGGCACACAGAGCGCATGCCAGCACTACTGGCGTTGCTGATTTATTTGGCGAGGTGTGCGCCGGCTTGCTGATGCAACGTGAGCTTGACTACCTTGGCACTGCCCTTGCACATCCGCAGCGTCCGTTTGTAGCCATCCTTGGCGGATCCAAGATCACCGGAAAGATCGACGTTATCACGGCCTTACTGACCAAGTGCAATACTATCCTGATTGGTGGCGGCATGATGTTCACGTTTCTTAAAGCGCAGGGCCTTGAAATCGGAACCTCGCTGGTGGAAGATGATAAGCTGGAGCTTGCAGCAAGCATCCTGCATCAGGCCGATACAGGCAACGTGCAACTTTTGCTTCCCGTTGATACCGTTGTTGCCAGACAATTCAGTAACGAAGCCCCCTTCCATACGTGTCCGGTCACCGATATTGAACCCGGCTGGATGGGTTTGGATATTGGTCCTGAAACAGCGGCATCGTACTCTAAGATTATCATGGAGGCACGAACAGTACTCTGGAATGGTCCAATGGGCGTTTTCGAGATGAGCAACTTTGCTACAGGCACGCGTTCCATTGCCGAGGCCATGGCACAGGCAACCCGGAATGGAACTGTTACCATTGTAGGCGGAGGTGATAGCGCGGCGGCGGCTGCCCAATTCAACGTAACCTCAAACGTCAGTCACGTTTCAACCGGCGGTGGTGCATCGCTGGAATTTCTCGAAGGCAAATCCTTACCGGGTGTTATGGCACTCGACCGAACGTATGAGGTATAA
- the ispG gene encoding (E)-4-hydroxy-3-methylbut-2-enyl-diphosphate synthase yields MIASRRPTIQVPVGKTWIGSNYPILVQSMTTTNTMDTQGTINQAIRMIQAGCELVRITAPSQNEAKNLENIKKGLRERGFTTPLVADIHFTPNAAEIAARIVEKVRINPGNYADKKQFAVLEYTDASYQAELDKIRKRFVPLLKICKEYGTALRVGTNHGSLSDRIVNRYGDNPEGMVISALEFLTIAHDEGFHDIVVSMKSSNPIVMIQAYRLFVQRCAEMGLPAYPLHLGVTEAGDGPDGRIKSAIGIGTLLQEGLGDTIRVSLTEAPEAEMPVASKLAGHSGVVHNMSSFADSPTAVEYHKRNTCTVANLGSEHLPRVVADISECGISSPAELAAFGHTFNHATQTWTASDQPAEYFYVGNSPLPFHAPTHTRQWVDYDVWKSMEHRVFAAPVLTPDEFNSNQDLHPVLNVVRLSAGRISDILPCAYNRTVVLWLVAPADTYTRDMRSAQTWLTKHNCTLPIVVQRIPFDNEVDDNEIHLLYTATDIGSLFVDGFGNGIVINTPSDYTAASAEMSLAYGILQAARLRITKTEFISCPSCGRTQFDLMETTAQIRAATDHLKGVKIGIMGCIVNGPGEMADADYGYVGGGHDTITLYRGQEVVQRGIDTAHALDALIALLKEDGKWIERPQDGIA; encoded by the coding sequence ATGATTGCCTCGCGAAGGCCAACTATTCAGGTACCGGTTGGAAAAACCTGGATTGGGAGCAACTATCCCATCCTTGTTCAGAGCATGACCACAACCAACACAATGGATACCCAAGGTACTATCAACCAGGCTATCCGGATGATACAGGCAGGATGCGAGCTTGTTCGAATCACGGCCCCTTCACAAAATGAAGCTAAGAATTTAGAGAATATCAAGAAGGGACTTCGGGAAAGGGGCTTCACCACTCCGCTGGTTGCAGATATACACTTTACACCCAATGCCGCCGAAATTGCCGCCCGCATTGTAGAAAAAGTGAGAATTAACCCCGGGAATTATGCCGATAAAAAGCAATTTGCTGTTCTTGAATATACCGATGCATCGTACCAGGCAGAGTTAGATAAAATTCGCAAGCGCTTTGTACCACTGTTAAAAATCTGCAAGGAATACGGAACAGCACTTCGTGTTGGCACCAACCATGGCTCGCTGAGTGACCGCATTGTAAACCGGTATGGCGACAACCCCGAAGGCATGGTGATCAGTGCCCTGGAATTCCTCACCATTGCTCACGATGAAGGGTTCCATGACATCGTCGTCAGCATGAAGAGCAGTAACCCGATTGTTATGATTCAGGCATACCGCCTGTTTGTTCAACGTTGTGCCGAAATGGGGTTACCGGCATATCCATTGCACCTTGGTGTAACGGAAGCCGGCGATGGTCCGGATGGACGGATCAAGAGCGCTATCGGGATCGGTACACTGCTGCAGGAGGGCCTGGGTGATACCATCAGAGTCTCCCTTACCGAGGCACCTGAAGCCGAGATGCCGGTGGCTTCAAAGCTGGCGGGACATTCAGGAGTGGTGCACAATATGTCGAGTTTCGCAGACAGTCCGACCGCCGTTGAGTATCATAAACGAAATACATGTACTGTTGCCAATCTCGGCTCTGAGCACCTGCCCCGCGTCGTGGCTGATATTTCGGAATGTGGCATCAGCTCGCCTGCAGAGCTGGCTGCGTTTGGTCATACATTCAACCATGCCACACAAACATGGACAGCGTCTGACCAGCCGGCAGAATACTTCTACGTTGGCAATAGCCCCCTTCCATTTCACGCTCCTACCCATACAAGACAGTGGGTTGACTATGATGTGTGGAAGTCAATGGAACATCGAGTCTTTGCAGCACCGGTACTAACGCCTGACGAGTTCAACAGTAATCAAGATCTGCATCCGGTTTTAAACGTTGTCAGGTTATCGGCAGGACGGATTTCCGACATCCTTCCATGTGCGTATAACAGAACCGTGGTGCTGTGGCTGGTAGCGCCTGCCGATACCTATACAAGGGATATGCGTTCAGCACAAACATGGCTAACGAAGCACAATTGTACATTGCCGATAGTTGTTCAGCGCATCCCATTTGATAATGAAGTTGATGATAACGAGATTCATTTATTATACACTGCCACCGATATTGGTAGCCTTTTTGTTGACGGTTTTGGAAACGGTATTGTAATAAACACCCCTTCCGATTACACTGCAGCTTCCGCAGAAATGTCATTAGCCTACGGAATTTTGCAAGCCGCCCGCCTGCGAATTACAAAAACAGAATTCATCAGCTGTCCTTCATGCGGGCGCACACAGTTCGACCTCATGGAAACCACTGCTCAGATTCGGGCTGCTACCGATCATCTGAAAGGCGTGAAAATCGGTATCATGGGATGCATCGTAAATGGTCCCGGCGAGATGGCCGACGCTGATTACGGGTATGTTGGAGGCGGACATGATACCATCACCCTATACCGCGGACAAGAAGTTGTGCAGCGTGGTATCGACACTGCACATGCATTAGACGCTCTTATTGCATTGCTCAAAGAAGATGGGAAGTGGATAGAGCGTCCGCAAGACGGTATTGCCTAA
- a CDS encoding ribose-phosphate pyrophosphokinase, whose translation MSAEIKIVSGRSNPDIAQKIALATQRELACVTIRNFSDGEIWVKYEENVRGVDLYIVQSTFAPADNLLEMLMLIDAAKRASAHNITAVIPYFGYARQDRKDQPRVAITAKLVADLLTNAGANRIITMDMHTPQLQGFFDIPVDHLYASTVSVDTVRMHVADPITVASPDVGGVKNARSYAKMLGENIDLVVVDKRRPKHNDAEVMNIIGDAKGKNIVVVDDLIDTGTTFVRCAEAMKDAGATSVIGVCTHPVFSGDALKKIEESQAISKVFVSDTIPLKSTNSKIEVISVAGLFAEAIIRTHENQSISSLFEKIQS comes from the coding sequence GTGAGCGCTGAAATTAAGATTGTTTCGGGCAGGTCAAATCCTGATATTGCCCAAAAGATTGCCTTGGCTACACAGCGTGAATTAGCCTGTGTAACCATTCGCAACTTCAGCGATGGCGAAATCTGGGTTAAATACGAGGAAAACGTTCGCGGCGTTGACCTGTACATTGTACAGTCAACATTTGCACCGGCTGATAACCTGTTGGAAATGCTTATGCTGATCGACGCGGCAAAACGTGCGTCGGCACATAACATCACGGCAGTGATTCCATACTTCGGGTATGCCCGGCAGGATAGGAAGGATCAACCACGGGTGGCAATCACGGCAAAGCTGGTTGCAGATTTACTGACGAATGCCGGTGCAAACCGAATCATTACAATGGATATGCATACGCCGCAGTTGCAGGGCTTCTTTGATATCCCGGTTGATCACCTCTATGCCTCAACCGTAAGTGTTGATACAGTTCGAATGCATGTGGCCGATCCGATAACAGTAGCTTCGCCCGATGTTGGTGGAGTTAAGAATGCCAGATCGTATGCCAAAATGCTGGGTGAGAATATCGACCTGGTAGTGGTGGACAAGCGGCGACCAAAGCATAACGACGCCGAGGTGATGAACATCATCGGTGATGCCAAGGGGAAAAATATCGTTGTTGTGGATGACCTTATCGATACCGGAACAACGTTTGTGCGTTGTGCTGAAGCTATGAAGGATGCGGGCGCAACATCGGTGATTGGAGTGTGTACGCATCCGGTGTTTAGTGGTGATGCTCTAAAGAAAATTGAGGAATCGCAAGCTATTTCAAAGGTCTTTGTTTCTGACACAATTCCGTTGAAATCCACGAATTCGAAAATTGAAGTTATTAGTGTTGCCGGTTTATTTGCCGAAGCAATTATCCGGACACATGAAAATCAAAGTATAAGTTCTCTCTTTGAGAAAATCCAATCGTAA
- the ruvC gene encoding crossover junction endodeoxyribonuclease RuvC, which yields MTILGIDPGSVVCGYGVITVSGSVLEVVEFGAVQVKRRAESFPERLCEIYERLTAVITRTNPVACAMEAVFFAKNVRSIVQLSQARGVAMLACAQAGLRPVEYTPMQVKRSVTGRGAASKPQVAAMVQAILNLPETPRPYDATDALAVAICYAMNKGKTPAPVPQTRKKGARAQWTEFVRNGR from the coding sequence ATGACGATTCTTGGTATTGACCCCGGCTCGGTAGTGTGTGGCTATGGGGTAATAACGGTTTCAGGGTCGGTGCTGGAAGTAGTTGAATTCGGAGCCGTGCAGGTGAAACGAAGGGCTGAATCGTTTCCTGAGCGCCTGTGCGAAATTTATGAACGTCTTACAGCAGTAATCACCCGTACAAACCCTGTGGCCTGCGCCATGGAAGCTGTCTTCTTCGCTAAAAATGTCCGCAGCATCGTCCAGCTCTCACAGGCACGCGGCGTTGCCATGCTTGCTTGTGCACAGGCCGGCCTGAGACCCGTAGAGTACACTCCAATGCAGGTTAAACGTAGCGTTACAGGCCGGGGTGCAGCGTCGAAACCCCAGGTCGCGGCAATGGTTCAGGCAATCCTCAATCTTCCCGAAACACCCCGGCCATACGATGCTACCGATGCACTGGCTGTGGCAATCTGCTATGCAATGAATAAAGGTAAGACACCGGCACCGGTTCCTCAGACACGTAAAAAAGGCGCAAGGGCACAGTGGACGGAGTTTGTGCGCAATGGCCGGTAA